The nucleotide sequence GGATTACGATGGGAAAGTTCATTGGCTCTAAGATAATTTACTTCCAAGAGTTATTGAGTCGGTCTTCGGCTCAATAAGTACCCATCCATCACCAGAGCTGTTTTTAAAACCGAGAGTGAGAACCTCAGATCTAAATGGACCTACCTGCTTGGATGGAAAGTTGACTATACAGCAGACGAAAGAATTGAGTAATTCTTCCTTTGTGTGAGCTCCGACTGCCTGAACACTTGATTGCTTTATCCCGATTTCGGAACCAAAATCAATCTTGAGTTTATATGCTGGCTTCCGTGCTTCTGGGAAATCAGAAATTTCAACGATTTTTCCAACTCGAATGTCTACTTTTTCAAAATCTTCGTAAATTATAGTTTTTGGTTCGTTGTCCATATCTTTGTTCAAAATGGCTTTACTTTGCTTCAGTTCAAAGTTGATAATCTAACGTAGGGTGAGAGAACCTCACTGCTCGCTCCGCTGCGCTTTAGAAACCCACGGTTTCTAACACTCGCAGACTCGCTGTTTTCCTCCACGGGAAA is from bacterium and encodes:
- a CDS encoding tRNA-binding protein, encoding MDNEPKTIIYEDFEKVDIRVGKIVEISDFPEARKPAYKLKIDFGSEIGIKQSSVQAVGAHTKEELLNSFVCCIVNFPSKQVGPFRSEVLTLGFKNSSGDGWVLIEPKTDSITLGSKLS